A genomic window from Arthrobacter globiformis includes:
- a CDS encoding CCA tRNA nucleotidyltransferase: MAHAHQKTDLHTVDFQVDPVVLELGQRFVDAGHELSLVGGPVRDLFLGRTSPDLDFTTDATPDQTVALIKKWADNFWEIGRAFGTIGMRKAGFQIEITTYRAEAYDPESRKPVVAFGSSLTDDLLRRDFTINAMALRLPAMELVDPFGGVRDLYASVLATPGAPEASFSDDPLRMMRAARFASQLGVAVRDDVRVAMTRMAERISIISAERVRDELVKLVCGRHPRVGIDLLVDTGLAEFVLPEVSALRLESDEHHRHKDVYQHSLQVLEQAAALETDSDGAVPGPDFVLRFAALMHDVGKPATRRFEPGGAVSFRHHDLVGAKLTTKRMKNLRFDNDTIKAVARLVELHMRFYGYGDAGWTDSAVRRYITDAGPLLERLHRLTRSDVTTRNQRKADRLSFAYDDLESRIAALREQESLDAVRPDLNGAEIMALLDLKPGPVVGRAYKFLLEERMENGPLDPADAESRLRAWWAEQPEAVPADASASPESPASPADVESSPTEESK, encoded by the coding sequence ATGGCGCACGCACATCAAAAGACTGATCTTCACACCGTTGACTTCCAGGTGGACCCGGTGGTCCTGGAGCTCGGTCAGCGGTTCGTGGATGCCGGTCATGAGCTGTCGCTCGTCGGCGGCCCGGTCCGGGACCTCTTCCTGGGCCGCACCTCCCCCGACCTCGATTTCACGACGGACGCGACGCCGGACCAGACCGTGGCGCTGATCAAGAAGTGGGCAGACAACTTCTGGGAGATCGGCCGCGCCTTCGGAACGATCGGCATGCGCAAGGCCGGTTTCCAGATTGAAATCACCACCTACCGTGCCGAAGCGTACGACCCCGAGTCCCGGAAGCCCGTAGTGGCCTTTGGTTCCTCCCTCACGGACGACCTGCTGCGCCGCGACTTCACCATTAACGCCATGGCCCTGCGGCTGCCCGCGATGGAACTGGTGGATCCCTTCGGCGGAGTCCGCGACCTGTACGCCTCCGTGCTGGCCACGCCGGGCGCTCCCGAGGCATCTTTTTCCGACGATCCCCTGCGGATGATGCGGGCAGCGCGGTTTGCCTCCCAGCTGGGGGTGGCTGTGCGGGACGACGTCCGGGTTGCCATGACCCGGATGGCCGAGCGCATCAGCATCATTTCGGCTGAACGCGTCCGTGATGAGCTGGTCAAACTCGTCTGCGGTCGGCACCCCCGCGTGGGCATCGACCTGCTGGTGGACACCGGCCTCGCCGAGTTCGTGCTGCCCGAGGTGTCCGCGCTCAGGCTGGAATCTGACGAGCACCACCGCCACAAGGACGTCTACCAGCACTCCCTCCAGGTCCTCGAGCAGGCGGCCGCCCTGGAGACAGATTCCGACGGCGCCGTCCCCGGCCCGGACTTTGTCCTGCGGTTTGCGGCGCTGATGCACGACGTCGGGAAGCCGGCTACGCGCCGGTTCGAACCGGGCGGTGCGGTCAGCTTCCGTCACCACGACCTGGTGGGGGCCAAACTGACGACGAAGCGGATGAAGAACCTGCGCTTCGACAACGACACCATCAAGGCCGTGGCCCGCCTCGTGGAACTGCACATGCGCTTCTATGGCTACGGAGACGCCGGCTGGACCGATTCCGCTGTGCGCCGTTACATCACCGACGCCGGTCCCCTGCTTGAACGCCTGCACCGCCTGACCCGCTCCGACGTCACCACACGCAACCAGCGCAAGGCCGACCGGCTGTCCTTCGCCTACGACGACCTCGAATCTCGGATTGCGGCCCTCCGCGAACAGGAATCCCTGGACGCGGTCCGCCCGGACCTCAACGGTGCCGAGATCATGGCCCTGCTGGACCTCAAACCCGGACCCGTCGTGGGCAGGGCCTACAAGTTCCTGCTGGAGGAACGGATGGAAAACGGGCCGCTCGATCCTGCCGACGCCGAGTCCCGGCTGCGGGCCTGGTGGGCTGAGCAGCCTGAAGCCGTTCCAGCCGATGCTTCCGCTTCTCCCGAGTCTCCTGCTTCTCCCGCCGACGTCGAATCTTCCCCAACCGAGGAGTCCAAGTGA
- a CDS encoding NUDIX hydrolase yields MPSAIGAHVAPAPHSAPASLPTVEEISAGGVVVDTSDDELRVAIIARLNRGGRLEWCLPKGHPEGRENNEEAAVREIAEETGIDGDILAPLGSIDYWFTVSGHRVHKTVHHYLLRATGGELTIENDPDKEAVDVAWVPIHELARKLSFPNERRIADLAREVLPEHL; encoded by the coding sequence TTGCCGTCGGCAATCGGTGCCCATGTCGCGCCTGCACCGCACTCGGCCCCGGCCTCGCTCCCCACCGTTGAGGAGATCTCCGCCGGGGGCGTCGTGGTGGACACGTCCGACGACGAACTGAGGGTTGCGATTATTGCCCGCCTTAACAGGGGCGGACGGCTGGAGTGGTGCCTGCCCAAGGGGCATCCTGAGGGCCGGGAGAACAACGAGGAAGCCGCGGTCCGTGAGATTGCCGAGGAAACCGGTATCGACGGTGACATCCTGGCCCCGCTGGGCAGCATCGATTACTGGTTTACCGTCAGCGGGCACCGCGTCCACAAGACAGTGCACCACTACCTGCTGCGCGCCACTGGCGGTGAACTCACCATCGAAAACGATCCTGACAAGGAAGCGGTTGATGTTGCCTGGGTTCCCATCCACGAGCTTGCCCGGAAGCTTTCGTTCCCCAATGAACGCCGCATCGCCGACCTGGCACGCGAAGTCCTTCCCGAGCACCTCTGA
- the murJ gene encoding murein biosynthesis integral membrane protein MurJ, translating into MSAASPSSDQPAQPDETPPGVTPASEAASSAAQPGEARSSAIMAAGTLVSRFLGFGKTWMLGAALGLGSTVTDTFINANNLPNLIFLLVAGGVFNAVLVPQIIKASKAPDRGADYISRLLTLAVLVLMSLTLLVTLFAPAVIELTTQGYSPQQKSLAVAFAFWCLPQIFFYGLYALLTQVLNANGAFGPAMWAPIFNNIVAIAGLGMFIWIFGANAANPHSLDNWGGSQTFFVAGFSTIGVVAQTAILLIPVFRLKLGLRPRFGWRGVGLGHAARLSVWTLLTAAVGQLAFLYVMRIATIPGTERLRLEKAGDHGAAAMLPGNAVLEVASQLYLLPHSIIALSLATVLFNRMTRASQDGNRAELREALSHGLRTMAVATVFGALALFALAGPLGMFFSGGRPTDGVLLAQTLTILALSTPFMSANFMMSRVFYANEDARTPFYIQLVLAVVNVVAAFFIQFLPFDQIIFAIAVLYTGGNILSVVVSAIFLRRLLGHLDGPRIINSYIRMGYAALGSAIAGAGALWLMGSYSPVGFAWSSRPAALVTIVVVGPVMLAAYLVLLKLFRVTELRDLLRPLLGRLGRGSGAPAAAPSAPATAGASAPGASAGTASRRRPTPERATVSSDTGLIPRISGEFDSASFRAGPAPQPEPEDHDGATYLPEEDVPGTARGNALRGEIPLPGRRTYQGTPGQNPHFPSRRRRKK; encoded by the coding sequence ATGTCAGCAGCCAGTCCGTCCTCCGACCAGCCCGCGCAGCCGGACGAAACACCGCCAGGTGTGACGCCCGCCAGCGAGGCAGCCTCCAGTGCCGCGCAGCCCGGCGAGGCCCGTTCCAGCGCCATCATGGCCGCTGGAACCCTCGTGTCGCGTTTTCTGGGCTTCGGCAAGACGTGGATGCTGGGCGCCGCCCTCGGCCTGGGCTCCACGGTCACTGACACCTTCATCAACGCCAACAACCTGCCCAACCTGATCTTCCTGCTAGTGGCCGGCGGCGTCTTCAATGCCGTGCTGGTGCCGCAGATCATCAAAGCGAGCAAGGCCCCGGACAGGGGAGCGGACTACATCAGCAGGCTGCTCACCTTGGCCGTCCTGGTGCTGATGTCCCTGACCCTGTTGGTCACGCTGTTTGCACCGGCCGTCATTGAACTCACCACGCAGGGCTACTCGCCGCAGCAAAAGTCGCTGGCCGTTGCCTTCGCCTTCTGGTGCCTGCCGCAGATTTTCTTCTACGGCCTGTATGCCCTGCTCACCCAGGTCCTCAATGCCAACGGCGCGTTCGGACCTGCCATGTGGGCGCCCATTTTTAACAACATCGTGGCCATCGCGGGCCTCGGCATGTTCATCTGGATCTTCGGCGCCAACGCCGCCAATCCGCATTCGCTGGACAACTGGGGTGGTTCCCAGACGTTTTTTGTCGCCGGTTTCTCAACGATCGGCGTGGTTGCCCAGACCGCCATTCTGCTGATTCCCGTGTTCCGGCTGAAACTGGGACTGCGTCCGCGGTTCGGCTGGCGCGGTGTGGGGCTCGGCCACGCCGCAAGACTGAGTGTGTGGACGCTCCTGACGGCCGCCGTCGGGCAGCTGGCGTTCCTTTATGTCATGCGCATCGCCACCATCCCCGGTACCGAGCGGCTTCGCCTGGAGAAGGCGGGCGACCACGGCGCCGCCGCCATGCTGCCCGGCAACGCCGTGCTCGAGGTGGCCAGCCAGCTGTACCTGCTGCCGCACTCGATCATCGCGCTGTCCCTGGCCACTGTGCTGTTCAACCGGATGACACGGGCCTCCCAGGATGGGAACCGCGCAGAACTCCGCGAAGCACTGTCCCACGGCCTGCGCACCATGGCCGTGGCCACCGTTTTCGGAGCCCTGGCGCTTTTCGCCCTGGCGGGTCCGCTGGGCATGTTTTTCTCCGGCGGGCGCCCCACGGACGGTGTCCTGCTGGCGCAGACCCTCACCATCCTGGCCCTCAGCACCCCGTTCATGAGCGCCAACTTCATGATGTCCCGGGTCTTTTACGCCAACGAGGATGCGCGGACGCCGTTCTACATTCAGCTGGTTCTGGCCGTGGTTAATGTCGTGGCCGCGTTCTTCATCCAGTTCCTGCCGTTCGACCAGATCATTTTCGCCATCGCCGTCCTTTACACCGGAGGGAACATCCTCTCGGTGGTCGTCTCCGCCATCTTCCTCCGGCGGCTGTTGGGACACCTGGACGGTCCGCGGATCATCAACTCGTATATCCGCATGGGCTATGCGGCCCTCGGCTCGGCCATTGCCGGCGCGGGGGCACTGTGGCTCATGGGCAGCTACAGTCCGGTCGGATTCGCCTGGAGCAGCCGGCCCGCCGCCTTGGTGACCATCGTCGTCGTCGGCCCCGTCATGCTCGCCGCGTACCTGGTTCTGCTGAAGCTGTTCCGGGTCACGGAGCTGCGCGACCTGCTGCGGCCGCTGCTGGGGCGGCTGGGCCGCGGTTCCGGCGCGCCGGCGGCTGCTCCGTCTGCCCCTGCAACCGCCGGGGCTTCGGCTCCCGGAGCATCCGCCGGCACTGCGTCGCGGCGACGTCCGACGCCGGAACGCGCCACGGTCTCGTCGGACACCGGCTTGATTCCCCGGATTTCCGGCGAGTTCGATTCTGCCTCCTTCCGTGCCGGGCCTGCGCCCCAGCCGGAACCGGAAGACCACGACGGCGCCACCTACCTTCCTGAGGAGGATGTCCCCGGGACAGCCCGAGGGAATGCCCTGCGCGGGGAGATACCGCTTCCTGGCCGTCGGACCTACCAGGGCACCCCCGGCCAGAACCCGCATTTCCCGTCGCGGCGGCGGAGGAAAAAGTAG
- a CDS encoding ABC transporter substrate-binding protein, which translates to MSHPIDVGSVLGGRYKVTATVLSSHDQDLVLDGVDQVLNRPVSILVAGPYNADQVAQSAREVATGERPGNVQILDLGVSDATTYLITNHTSAADLLDLVVASNPPYVEPFFTDTLGSEIFGQARSHEPEAYDEDDEVEAGYINYNESQPGGQYPATAPAPAASRSSHGAASLQGHGQQAPAQAPTAPVRKAPVVPPLPAARPATGAGAAGAAAAGAGAAGAAAAGSRGDRQGIPQTTAPQPIQPDKGYEQDAAQHDNVEQALLQRDNNHNRSGNAARGVAGAGAAAAGAAAASGDGHNSSKVSLWSENDYDYVPEDEYDDEGSNAHEQDRRAGNFPAVAGTGAAPAADYYDDEDDEPQKEPRSMRWLVGGLLAAVLIVGLIFAVTNLGSLFKSAPQTEATAGATAPPSAATQPSTGTPTKSTAPAAGPPAIEGITRQGNFDFAATYDDDLGKAFDGNAASYWSDMEFATEDWGGLAPEGVPLVVKLKSSSRVSSITLNQLGASGGSITVYTNDRPALDGAKQVGTNSFTSPDLTMPLAEPVTAQYVIISIKNLPKLAAPKTRFGYGLRLAEIKVQ; encoded by the coding sequence GTGTCCCACCCGATCGATGTCGGATCAGTACTTGGCGGCCGCTACAAGGTCACGGCCACAGTGCTGAGTTCGCATGACCAGGATCTGGTGCTGGACGGTGTGGACCAGGTGCTTAACCGCCCGGTCAGCATCCTGGTGGCCGGCCCGTACAACGCCGACCAGGTAGCCCAGAGCGCCCGCGAGGTGGCCACGGGGGAGCGCCCCGGGAACGTGCAGATCCTGGACCTTGGAGTCAGCGACGCCACGACGTATCTGATCACCAACCACACCTCGGCCGCTGACCTGCTGGACCTTGTGGTTGCCTCCAACCCGCCCTACGTGGAACCGTTCTTCACGGACACCCTGGGCAGCGAGATCTTCGGTCAGGCCCGCTCCCACGAACCCGAAGCCTACGACGAAGACGACGAGGTCGAAGCCGGGTACATCAACTACAACGAAAGCCAGCCGGGCGGGCAGTACCCTGCCACCGCGCCTGCGCCCGCCGCGAGCCGGTCCAGCCACGGGGCAGCGTCTCTGCAGGGGCACGGACAGCAGGCCCCTGCCCAGGCACCCACAGCGCCGGTGCGGAAGGCACCTGTCGTGCCGCCGCTTCCAGCAGCCCGTCCCGCCACAGGTGCCGGTGCCGCAGGTGCCGCCGCTGCGGGTGCCGGTGCCGCTGGTGCCGCCGCGGCCGGTTCGCGGGGCGACCGGCAGGGCATCCCGCAGACTACTGCGCCGCAGCCGATTCAGCCGGACAAGGGCTATGAGCAGGACGCCGCGCAGCACGACAACGTTGAGCAGGCACTTCTGCAGCGCGACAACAACCACAACCGCTCCGGAAACGCTGCACGAGGTGTCGCCGGCGCAGGTGCAGCGGCCGCCGGTGCTGCCGCCGCTTCCGGTGACGGCCACAACTCATCCAAGGTGTCGCTGTGGTCCGAAAACGACTATGACTACGTCCCCGAAGACGAGTACGACGACGAGGGCAGCAACGCGCACGAACAGGACCGCCGTGCAGGCAATTTCCCTGCCGTCGCCGGGACCGGTGCCGCTCCCGCTGCCGATTATTACGACGATGAGGACGACGAGCCACAGAAGGAACCGCGTTCCATGCGGTGGCTTGTCGGTGGCCTTCTCGCGGCCGTCCTGATCGTCGGACTCATCTTCGCCGTGACCAACCTCGGCAGCCTCTTCAAGAGCGCACCGCAAACCGAAGCTACCGCCGGAGCCACCGCACCGCCGTCGGCTGCCACCCAGCCGAGTACCGGAACGCCGACCAAGAGCACCGCTCCGGCGGCAGGGCCGCCGGCCATCGAGGGGATCACCCGCCAGGGCAACTTTGATTTCGCAGCGACGTACGACGACGACCTCGGCAAGGCCTTCGACGGAAACGCGGCCAGCTACTGGTCAGACATGGAGTTTGCCACCGAGGACTGGGGCGGCCTTGCTCCCGAGGGTGTCCCGCTGGTGGTCAAGCTCAAGAGCTCTTCCCGGGTCTCCTCGATCACCCTGAACCAGTTGGGTGCCTCGGGCGGGAGCATCACGGTCTACACCAACGACCGCCCGGCGCTGGACGGTGCAAAGCAGGTGGGAACCAACAGCTTCACCTCGCCTGACCTCACCATGCCGCTTGCCGAACCGGTGACCGCTCAGTACGTCATCATCTCGATCAAGAACCTGCCCAAGCTCGCAGCTCCAAAGACCCGCTTTGGCTACGGCCTGCGGTTGGCGGAGATCAAGGTCCAGTAG
- the trxB gene encoding thioredoxin-disulfide reductase, whose amino-acid sequence MSTAENSASEVRDVIIVGSGPAGYTAAVYTARANLKPLLLAGSVTAGGELMNTTDVENYPGFPEGIMGPDLMENFEKQAARFGTEIQFEDVTALDLDGDIKTVTIATGETFRARAIILSTGSAYRELGLANEKRLSGHGVSWCATCDGFFFKDQDIAVIGGGDSAMEEALFLTKFAKSVTVVHRRDTLKASKIMGDRAQAHEKINFVWNTAVEDVLGADKVTGLKLKNLVDGTESELAVTGVFVAIGNDPRTELIKDSLEITDAGTIAVEGRSSRTSIKGVFAAGDVVDPTYRQAITASGSGCVAAIDVEHYLADLHA is encoded by the coding sequence GTGAGCACCGCAGAAAACAGCGCGTCAGAAGTACGTGATGTCATCATCGTCGGCTCCGGCCCCGCAGGCTACACCGCCGCCGTGTACACGGCCCGCGCCAACCTGAAGCCGCTGCTGCTGGCTGGCTCCGTTACTGCGGGCGGTGAGCTCATGAACACCACGGATGTCGAGAACTACCCGGGCTTCCCCGAAGGCATCATGGGTCCGGACCTGATGGAGAACTTCGAAAAGCAGGCTGCCCGCTTCGGCACCGAGATCCAGTTCGAGGACGTCACCGCCCTGGATCTCGACGGCGACATCAAGACTGTCACCATCGCAACGGGGGAGACCTTCCGCGCCCGCGCCATCATTCTTTCCACCGGCTCGGCGTACCGCGAGCTCGGCTTGGCCAACGAAAAGCGGCTCTCCGGCCACGGTGTCAGCTGGTGTGCAACCTGCGACGGTTTCTTCTTCAAGGACCAGGACATCGCAGTGATCGGCGGCGGCGACTCTGCCATGGAGGAAGCACTCTTCCTCACCAAGTTCGCCAAGTCCGTCACTGTGGTGCACCGCCGTGACACGCTGAAGGCGTCCAAGATCATGGGTGACCGCGCGCAGGCCCACGAGAAGATCAACTTCGTGTGGAACACCGCTGTCGAGGACGTCCTCGGTGCAGACAAAGTCACCGGCCTGAAGCTGAAGAACCTGGTCGACGGCACCGAGTCCGAACTGGCCGTGACCGGCGTCTTCGTGGCTATCGGCAACGATCCGCGCACCGAGCTCATCAAGGACAGCCTGGAGATCACGGACGCCGGGACCATCGCCGTCGAAGGCCGCAGCTCCCGTACGAGCATCAAGGGCGTCTTCGCCGCCGGCGACGTCGTGGACCCGACATACCGCCAGGCGATCACTGCTTCCGGCTCCGGCTGTGTCGCAGCGATCGACGTCGAGCACTACCTCGCAGACCTTCACGCCTGA
- the trxA gene encoding thioredoxin, which yields MSNAKDVTDASFSTDVLAADKPVIVDFWAEWCGPCRKLGPILDEISVEYGEKVNVVKVNVDDNPAIAAEYGITSIPAVYLFQGGEVKSTVIGAKPKQFFEKEFADVLS from the coding sequence ATGAGCAACGCAAAAGATGTAACTGACGCAAGCTTCAGCACTGACGTACTCGCCGCTGACAAGCCGGTAATCGTTGACTTCTGGGCTGAATGGTGCGGTCCGTGCCGGAAGCTGGGTCCCATCCTGGATGAGATCTCAGTGGAGTACGGCGAGAAGGTCAACGTCGTCAAGGTAAATGTCGATGACAACCCGGCGATCGCCGCGGAGTACGGCATCACCTCCATTCCCGCCGTCTACCTGTTCCAGGGCGGCGAAGTGAAGAGCACGGTCATCGGTGCAAAGCCGAAGCAGTTCTTCGAGAAGGAATTCGCGGACGTTCTGTCCTAG
- a CDS encoding ParB/RepB/Spo0J family partition protein: MSDKRRGLGRGLGALIPSSASAGASGNGAAPSRPVDLFFPEARKTAEPVPAAEPDQSVLDEAPGRRSSRKAPEPAEADAKDASDSVKASPANSTAKPAASRGGSSGAAASGADADAAKNADAAKAAKDAEKSEPVRLDTSAVDGPQDDAASGQAAEDGQKANFAAVPDNGVDLLEVPGVRFAEIPVTDIHPNRKQPRTVFDEDDMAELVHSVREIGVLQPIVVRTSTEKGGEPYELVMGERRWRAVQAAGLSTIPAIVRDTTDDDLLRDALLENLHRSQLNPLEEAAAYQQLLEDFGTTHEQLADRIGRSRPQVSNTLRLLKLPPLVQRRVAANVLSAGHARALLSLPDAASMERLAQKIVAEGMSVRATEEAVTLHREPATPAKNNIPRPGARHERLDYLASSLSDRLDTNVKISLGARKGRVSIEFASVEDLNRIMDVLAPGADN; the protein is encoded by the coding sequence ATGAGCGATAAGCGACGCGGGCTCGGTCGCGGTCTTGGCGCACTCATTCCAAGTTCCGCTTCCGCAGGCGCTTCGGGTAACGGAGCAGCTCCGTCGCGCCCCGTGGATCTCTTCTTCCCGGAGGCGCGCAAGACGGCTGAACCCGTTCCCGCCGCAGAGCCGGACCAGTCTGTCCTCGACGAAGCGCCGGGACGCCGATCCAGCCGGAAGGCTCCGGAGCCGGCAGAAGCGGATGCGAAGGATGCTTCGGATTCGGTGAAGGCCTCTCCTGCCAACTCAACGGCGAAGCCCGCCGCTTCCCGGGGTGGCTCTTCGGGTGCTGCCGCTTCGGGGGCTGACGCGGATGCCGCCAAGAATGCTGATGCGGCCAAAGCCGCCAAGGACGCTGAGAAGTCCGAGCCCGTTCGTCTGGACACGTCCGCCGTGGACGGGCCTCAGGACGATGCTGCTTCAGGCCAGGCTGCCGAGGACGGGCAGAAGGCAAACTTCGCTGCTGTCCCGGACAACGGTGTTGATCTCCTCGAGGTGCCTGGCGTCCGTTTCGCCGAAATCCCGGTTACTGACATCCATCCCAACCGCAAACAGCCGCGTACCGTTTTCGATGAGGACGACATGGCGGAGCTTGTTCACTCCGTTCGGGAAATAGGCGTCCTCCAGCCAATTGTGGTACGTACTTCAACCGAAAAGGGTGGAGAACCGTACGAGCTGGTGATGGGTGAACGTCGGTGGCGTGCAGTTCAGGCCGCCGGACTCTCCACGATCCCTGCGATTGTCCGTGACACGACGGATGATGACCTGCTTCGTGACGCGCTTCTGGAGAACCTCCACCGCAGCCAGCTGAATCCGCTCGAAGAGGCTGCCGCGTACCAGCAGCTGCTTGAGGACTTTGGCACAACGCACGAGCAGCTGGCTGACCGCATCGGACGCTCCCGCCCGCAGGTCTCCAACACTCTTCGTTTGTTGAAGCTCCCCCCGCTGGTCCAGCGTCGTGTGGCAGCCAATGTGCTCTCTGCCGGCCATGCCCGGGCTCTCCTCTCGCTTCCGGACGCAGCCTCCATGGAACGCCTGGCCCAGAAAATTGTGGCTGAAGGCATGTCGGTCCGTGCCACCGAGGAAGCGGTCACGCTGCACCGTGAACCCGCGACGCCGGCCAAGAACAACATTCCCCGCCCGGGTGCACGCCACGAGCGGCTGGATTATCTGGCCTCCTCGCTCTCCGACAGGCTGGACACCAACGTGAAGATCTCGCTCGGAGCGCGCAAAGGCCGCGTGAGCATCGAGTTCGCAAGTGTTGAAGACCTTAACCGCATCATGGATGTCCTTGCACCGGGAGCCGACAACTAA
- a CDS encoding ParA family protein: protein MTSSETSTQRIPPFVSLGSARAFGVSPVATTANQFNPVAGTGAAKVSRETAARGNVLDTLDDSSPIARELAHENRRRERLLGRNLPKPEKTRIFTVSNQKGGVGKTTTTVNIAAALAAAGLNVLVIDIDPQGNASTALGIEHHADVDSIYDVLINDMALEDVVAQCPDISNLICAPATIHLAGAEIELVSLVAREQRLRRAIDVYAKARQKKGEQRLDYIFIDCPPSLGLLTVNAFCAAGEVLIPIQCEYYALEGLSQLLKNIEMIQKHLNADLEVSTILLTMYDGRTNLAAQVAAEVRQHFPDQVLDAVVPRSVRISEAPSYQQTVMTYDPSSSGALSYLEAAAEIAER from the coding sequence GTGACCAGTAGCGAAACCTCCACGCAACGGATCCCCCCGTTCGTGTCCCTGGGGTCGGCGCGTGCCTTTGGCGTATCGCCGGTCGCTACAACGGCAAATCAATTCAATCCGGTTGCAGGCACGGGCGCTGCCAAGGTTTCACGTGAAACCGCGGCCCGCGGGAACGTCCTGGACACGCTGGATGACTCGAGCCCCATCGCCCGGGAACTTGCGCACGAGAACCGACGTCGGGAGCGGCTCCTCGGCCGTAACCTGCCGAAACCGGAGAAGACGCGAATCTTCACAGTTTCAAACCAAAAGGGTGGAGTGGGTAAAACCACAACCACTGTCAACATCGCTGCGGCGCTGGCAGCGGCCGGCCTGAACGTGCTGGTCATCGACATCGACCCCCAGGGCAACGCATCCACGGCTCTGGGCATTGAGCACCATGCCGACGTCGACAGCATCTACGATGTGCTGATCAACGATATGGCGCTTGAGGATGTAGTGGCACAGTGCCCGGACATCAGCAACCTCATCTGCGCGCCGGCCACCATCCACCTGGCCGGCGCCGAGATCGAGCTGGTTTCGCTGGTGGCACGGGAACAGCGCCTCCGCCGCGCCATCGACGTCTATGCCAAAGCACGGCAGAAGAAGGGCGAGCAGCGGCTGGACTACATCTTCATTGACTGCCCGCCCAGCCTGGGACTGCTCACGGTCAACGCCTTCTGCGCGGCCGGCGAAGTGCTCATCCCCATCCAGTGCGAGTACTACGCACTCGAGGGCCTGAGTCAGCTGCTGAAGAACATCGAGATGATCCAGAAGCACCTGAATGCGGATCTGGAAGTCTCCACGATTCTGCTGACCATGTACGACGGGCGGACCAACCTGGCCGCCCAGGTTGCAGCCGAAGTCCGGCAGCACTTCCCGGACCAGGTCCTCGACGCCGTTGTCCCCCGCTCCGTGCGGATCTCCGAAGCGCCGAGTTACCAGCAGACTGTCATGACCTACGATCCATCCTCCAGCGGCGCGTTGTCCTACCTGGAAGCCGCAGCAGAAATCGCTGAGCGTTAG
- the rsmG gene encoding 16S rRNA (guanine(527)-N(7))-methyltransferase RsmG, whose translation MVEMTAAERQAAEKIFGDRLGLAERYVEHLATSGTERGLIGPREIPRLWGRHVLNCAVVESEIPKGSHVADVGSGAGLPGLCLAIARPDLELTLIEPLERRVIWLQEVVDDLGLGNVTVMRTRAELAVGMVTADVVTARAVSALSNLAGLTIPLLGGEGEVVAIKGRSAGEEIEKAAKAIRKLGGVETSVVTVGEDLLEEPTTVVRIVVKKTQKGA comes from the coding sequence ATGGTTGAAATGACGGCTGCCGAGCGCCAGGCGGCGGAGAAGATCTTCGGCGACCGCCTGGGCCTGGCTGAACGGTATGTCGAACACCTGGCGACGTCCGGGACCGAGCGCGGACTGATAGGTCCGCGGGAAATCCCCAGGCTCTGGGGACGCCATGTCCTGAACTGTGCGGTGGTCGAAAGTGAAATTCCCAAGGGCAGCCACGTGGCCGACGTCGGAAGCGGCGCCGGCCTTCCGGGCCTCTGCCTGGCCATTGCCCGTCCTGACCTCGAGCTGACCCTCATCGAACCGCTCGAACGCCGGGTGATCTGGCTGCAGGAAGTGGTTGACGATCTGGGGTTGGGCAATGTCACGGTTATGCGCACGCGTGCCGAGCTTGCCGTTGGAATGGTGACGGCCGACGTCGTGACCGCCCGGGCAGTGTCCGCACTGAGCAACCTTGCAGGGCTCACCATTCCGCTGCTCGGCGGTGAGGGTGAAGTCGTGGCCATCAAGGGCCGCAGCGCCGGCGAGGAGATCGAGAAGGCAGCCAAGGCCATCCGCAAGCTTGGCGGAGTGGAGACCTCGGTGGTCACCGTAGGCGAGGACCTGCTCGAGGAACCCACCACGGTGGTGCGGATCGTAGTTAAGAAGACCCAAAAGGGCGCCTAG
- a CDS encoding Jag family protein, which translates to MSVESSEHALSAEASEDQDSVAGTVNAGKGTSASRLEEEGDVAADYLEELLDIADIDGDIDIEVRNGRTYISIVTEEESAGLESLVGRDGEVLEALQELTRLSVLSATDNRSRLVLDINGYRKERAGHLQKIAEDAVASVKETGEAVALEPMSAYERKIVHDAVADLGFVSESEGEGAGRHIVVSAD; encoded by the coding sequence ATGTCTGTTGAGAGCTCTGAACACGCACTTTCCGCTGAGGCCAGCGAAGACCAGGACTCCGTTGCCGGTACCGTGAACGCGGGCAAGGGCACGTCGGCAAGCCGCCTGGAAGAAGAGGGCGACGTGGCCGCCGACTACCTTGAGGAACTGCTCGACATTGCCGATATCGACGGTGACATCGACATTGAGGTCCGGAACGGACGCACCTACATCTCGATCGTGACCGAGGAAGAATCCGCCGGGCTCGAAAGCCTCGTGGGACGCGACGGCGAGGTGCTGGAAGCCCTGCAGGAACTGACCCGGCTCTCCGTTCTTTCCGCGACGGACAACCGCTCACGCCTGGTGCTCGACATCAACGGCTACCGCAAGGAACGCGCTGGCCACCTGCAGAAGATCGCCGAGGACGCCGTCGCCAGCGTCAAGGAAACCGGCGAGGCCGTGGCGCTGGAGCCCATGAGCGCCTACGAACGGAAGATCGTCCACGACGCCGTTGCCGACCTTGGATTCGTCAGCGAGTCCGAGGGCGAGGGTGCCGGCCGGCACATCGTCGTTTCCGCCGACTGA